ACTCCACCGTCTCGCAGCTGCGGTCGAACACGCGCATATAGCTGACCGGGCCCGAAGCGCTGCTCTGCGTGGAGCCGACCCAGGCGCCGCGCGGGCGGATGCGCGAGAAGTCGTAGCCCACACCGCCGCCGCGGCGCATCGTCTCGGCGGCCTCGGTCAGGGCAGTGTAGATGCCGGGATGGCCATCGTCGACGGAGGCGATGGAATCGCCCACCGGCTGCACAAAGCAGTTGATCAGGGTGGCGGTGAGCTCGGTGCCGGCGGCGGAATTGATGCGGCCGGCGGGCACGAAGCCGCGGCGCTGCGCGTCCAGGAATCTGGCTTCCCAATGCGCCCGGGCCTCGGGCGCCTCGGCCTCGGCGAGCGCGCGCGCAACGCGCTGGCGCAGCTCGTCCAGGGTCTGCTCATCGCCCTTGGCGTATTTTTCCAGCAGCACTTCGGCACTGATGTCCTGGGCCGGCAGGGCCGAGGCGGGGGCCAGGGCGGTGCGGGGGGCGGAGGCGGGGGTGTCGGTGTGAGCTGGGGTGGGCGGTGTCATGCGGGGGGCCTCCAAATACCTGTATGTATGAACAGATTCGCGATCTTGCCGGCATCTTAGCGCCGCGGTTTTGACCCTGGTCACTGCAAGCCGGCGCAGCCCGCACAAGCATTCGCACTGGTGAGTGCCCACTCGCGCGCGGCATGCAGCACCGGCTGGCTGAAACAAGATTTACCGCCCGGCCGGGACTTACCCTGCTTGCGCCACGCTGGGGGGCCGGCTATGCGCCGTATCGCGCTATCCTCCGGCCATGCCAGCCTCTACCCAAGCCCAGCATGAGGAGCAACTTGCCGCGCTGCAGCGCGCCCTGCACGACGCGCCGGCCAACGCCGCGCTGCACGAACGCCTGAGTGCCTTGCACGAGGCCAGGGGCGAGCTGGACGCGGCGCTGTCTCACTACAAGCATTTCCATCGGCTCAGCCTGCAGAGCGCGGCCGCCGGCCTGCTGACGCGCGCCGAGCTGCTGCAACGCCTGCCCGAGCTGCTGGCGCTGGCCCAGACCCAGGGCCAGGCGCTCTGCCTGCTGAACCTGAGCCTGGATGGCCACGCCGATGCCGGCGCCCAGCAAGGCCTGACCGATCTGCTGCGCGGCCAATGCCGTCAGCGCGACCTGGTGGCCGGCCGGGCGCAGGAGGCGCTGCTGTTGCTGCTGGTCGATGTGGACCTGCCGATCGCGCGCCGGGTGTGCGAGCGCATCCGCGCCGCCTGGGCGCAGCAGAGCAAGCGCACCTTGAGCCTGGGCCTGACGGCCTGGCGCGGCGCGGAGGACGATGCGCTCAAGCTGCTGGCGCGCGCCGAGACGGCCCAGCAGGCCGCCAGCCGCGCCGGCGGCAACTGCCTGCGCGCCGGGTAGACCGGGTTCGCGGCAGGCGCGCGCCCTAAGCGGCCAGCGCGCAGGGCTGGCCCTGTAGCAGCGCCGCAGCCATCATCTCGGCCACTTGCGCGGCATGGGTGAGCGGCCCCATATGGCCGGCCTCGGGCAGCACTTGCAGGCTGGCTTGCGGCAGGCAGCGCGACAGCAGGGTCGCCACGCGTGCCGCCGGCAGCCGCGTGCGGCCGCCGCAGATCAGATGCACCGGCATCCGCAGCTGGCTCAGCACCTGGGCACTCCAGCGTGCGTTGAAGAGCGCCTTGAAATGCCGGCTCACCACTGGCATGCGCCGCGCCAGCGGCTCGCGCTGCGAGGGCTTCAGGCCGGACCAGGCATCGCCGCCATGCCAGTAATTGACGAAGCTCTGCGCGGCGGCCACCGTGTTGCCCTCCGCCAGGCAGCTGTCCAGCTGGCGCGCCACGCCGCGGATCTCCAACCAGGCCGGATCGCTGCTGTCCAGCAGGCCGAAGGCCACCGGCTCGTAAAGCGTCAGCGAGCGCACCAGCCGCGGCCGTTGCAGCGCGATCTGCAGCGCCAGCGCGCCGCCGTAGGAATGGCCCACCAGGTCCAGCGGCGCATGGCCGCCGCGCAGGCTGGCCAGCACCGCGCAGGCCTCGAAGGCCAGGCTTGCCGGCGCATCGACAGGCCAGGCCGGGCTGGCGCCATGGCCCAGCAGATCCGGGGCCTGCAGCGACATCTCGCCCTGCAGCTGCTGCATCACGCTGCGCCATTGCTGCCAGCCGCCGGCACTTGAATGCAGGCACAGCACCCCCGCGCCCCGGCCCGCACATTGCATGGCGAGACCGCCGGACTGCGGCGCGAAAAGACCTTGATCCATCAGCATGGTTCGACCCTCGATGCGGGCCCGCCGCGGCATGCGGTGGGTAGGCTTGCAGCATCGAGGGTGGAGGTTTCAGCGCGGTATCAGGCCGGCCCGGCGCCGGTTTCAATTGTTGTGGCCGCGCTCTGCCCCTGCGGTCGCTCTGAAGGGGCTAGAAGGGGTTGTAGGACTTCTCGCGCCGGTAATGCACATAGCCGACGCTGGCGCCCGCGCGCAGGCCCACGCCCAGGCGGATCGGCGCCAGCGTGATGCCCTTGCTGCGCTGGTAATTGATGCCGGCGCCGCCGATGTAGTACAGGCTGCCGTCCACGCCCGGGAAGCGCTGGTAGATCGCCGAGACGCTGGGCAGCTTGTAGACCAGGGTGAAGACCTTGGAGGCGTTCGCGCCGGCGTCGAAGCCGATCGAGGGCCCGGCCCAGTAGACGCGCGCGCTGCCGCCGCCCTTCATCATCAAATGCCCATCGCCGTAGCGCACCCCCACCGTCAGCGCGGCGGAGGCTTCCTCGCCCTTGATGTAGCCGTTCGGCCGCCCCTGCTCCTTGAAGGCCTTCTCGATCACCTTGGCCAGACCCTCGGTGGTGCTGCCGAAGAACTCGGTGGCGGCCGCGAGGATGGAGTCCTCGTCATAGGTGTTGTCCTGCTTGGGCGAGGCATCGGCCGCCAGGCTGGGCAGGGCTAGGCCGCCCAGGCCCAACAGGGTGGCGCCGCCGCCCAGCTGCCTGAGCAGTTCGCGGCGCTCGCTGGCGCAGGGGCGCAGATCGGTGTTGTGCTTCATGGTCGGATCCTTTCGGTTGAAACCCTAACCCAGGGCGGTC
This portion of the Paucibacter sediminis genome encodes:
- a CDS encoding DUF1134 domain-containing protein, which produces MKHNTDLRPCASERRELLRQLGGGATLLGLGGLALPSLAADASPKQDNTYDEDSILAAATEFFGSTTEGLAKVIEKAFKEQGRPNGYIKGEEASAALTVGVRYGDGHLMMKGGGSARVYWAGPSIGFDAGANASKVFTLVYKLPSVSAIYQRFPGVDGSLYYIGGAGINYQRSKGITLAPIRLGVGLRAGASVGYVHYRREKSYNPF
- a CDS encoding alpha/beta fold hydrolase; this translates as MLMDQGLFAPQSGGLAMQCAGRGAGVLCLHSSAGGWQQWRSVMQQLQGEMSLQAPDLLGHGASPAWPVDAPASLAFEACAVLASLRGGHAPLDLVGHSYGGALALQIALQRPRLVRSLTLYEPVAFGLLDSSDPAWLEIRGVARQLDSCLAEGNTVAAAQSFVNYWHGGDAWSGLKPSQREPLARRMPVVSRHFKALFNARWSAQVLSQLRMPVHLICGGRTRLPAARVATLLSRCLPQASLQVLPEAGHMGPLTHAAQVAEMMAAALLQGQPCALAA